The following coding sequences lie in one Vicia villosa cultivar HV-30 ecotype Madison, WI unplaced genomic scaffold, Vvil1.0 ctg.002425F_1_1, whole genome shotgun sequence genomic window:
- the LOC131638801 gene encoding kelch repeat-containing protein At3g27220-like, with the protein MARFHSKHTFSTKIIITIFLSLSTFIAIAFIANHIFHSSAHISITSNWLIDIPNSTITPPHKTPERFLSATFADIPAPQWNWEQMDSAPVPRLDGYSIQIQNLFYVFSGYANLDHVHSHVDVFDFRSNKWVDKFDTPKEMAHSHLGVATDERYIYIVSGQYGPQCRGPISTVFVLDTITKKWDNLPPLPFPRYAPATQLWRGRLHVMGGGKENRHTPALDHWSLAVKDGKALEKQWRTEIPIPRGGPHRACIVVNDHLYVIGGQEGDFMPKPGSPIFKCSRRHEVVYGNVYMLDDEMKWKVLPPMPKPNSHIECAWVIVNNSIIITGGTTEKHPVTKRMMLVGEVFQFNLDSMKWSVIGKLPYRVKTTLAGFWDGWLYFTSGQRDRGPDNPQPRKVVGETWRTKLSLS; encoded by the exons ATGGCCAGGTTTCACTCTAAGCACACATTCTCCACcaaaatcatcatcaccatcttccTCTCTCTCTCAACATTCATTGCCATCGCTTTCATCGCCAACCACATCTTCCACTCTTCCGCTCACATATCCATCACTTCCAATTGGCTCATCGATATCCCTAACAGCACAATTACTCCACCTCATAAAACTCCCGAGAGATTTCTTTCCGCTACATTTGCTGATATACCTGCTCCTCAATGGAATTGGGAGCAAATGGATTCGGCTCCCGTGCCTCGTTTAGATGGTTATTCTATTCAGATCCAAAatcttttttatgttttttcaggATACGCCAATCTTGATCAT GTGCACTCTCATGTTGATGTGTTTGATTTCAGGAGCAATAAGTGGGTAGATAAATTTGATACACCAAAAGAAATGGCTCATTCACATTTGGGAGTTGCAACTGATGAGAGGTACATATATATAGTCTCTGGACAGTATGGTCCACAATGCAGAGGACCTATTTCCACTGTGTTTGTGTTGGATACCATCACAAAGAAATGGGATAATTTGCCTCCATTGCCTTTCCCCAG GTATGCTCCTGCAACTCAATTGTGGAGGGGAAGACTCCATGTCATGGGTGGTGGCAAGGAGAATCGCCATACACCTGCCTTAGATCATTGGAGTTTGGCTGTAAAGGATGGGAAAGCTTTGGAGAAACAATGGCGGACTGAAATTCCTATTCCACGCGGTGGACCACATAG GGCTTGCATTGTGGTCAATGATCACCTTTACGTTATCGGTGGACAAGAGGGTGATTTCATGCCTAAACCGGGTTCACCAATATTCAAGTGTTCACGCAGACATGAG GTGGTCTATGGAAATGTTTATATGCTGGATGATGAAATGAAATGGAAAGTTTTGCCACCTATGCCAAAGCCAAACTCCCATATAGAGTGTGCATGGGTAATTGTCAACAATTCAATTATTATTACTGGAGGTACAACAGAAAAGCACCCAGTTACGAAAAGGATGATGCTGGTTGGAGAGGTCTTCCAATTTAACTTAGACTCTATG AAATGGTCAGTGATCGGAAAACTTCCATACCGAGTGAAAACAACATTAGCTGGATTTTGGGATGGATGGCTATACTTTACATCAGGACAGAGGGACAGAGGACCGGATAATCCACAACCCAGAAAGGTTGTTGGAGAGACGTGGAGAACGAAATTAAGTTTGTCATAG